The genomic segment ttataaaatatcgtTATAACTCAATGAAATTGTTTGATTAATTTGTGTTCAAATTTTAAAGGGAGTTCGTGGTGCCTACAGTGAAGCAGCTGCTGAGAAGGCCTATCCGAATTGTGAAGCTGTTCCTTGTGATCAATTTGATGCTGCTTTTGAAGTAATTACTTGAACTCTTTTTTTTCATGGataaatacttagttttcatgttAGAAAATGGGGTTGATTTTGAATTTGCAAGCATATTGATTAGTCTTCAGTGAGAACTGCTTTtaagtattattttatttaggcTGTAGAAAAGTGGATAGTGGATAGAGCAGTATTACCGATCGAGAATTCCTTAGGTGGTAGTATTCATCGGAATTATGACCTCTTGCTTCGCCATAGCTTGCACATTGTCGGGGAGGTTAAGCTTGCAGTTCGTCATTGCTTACTAGCCAATCATGGTGTTAGAGTTGAGGACTTACAAAGGGTTCTTAGTCATCCTCAGGTATGATGTAAGATTTAACCTACCTGTTGACAAAGTTTTCTTGTTGTTTGTAATATATTTGTTTTAACTCAATAATGTTTCAGGCTCTAGCTCAGTGCGAGAACACGTTAACAAAGTTAGGCTTGAGCAGAGAAGCAACTGATGATACTGCTCTTGCAGCAAAGGTGAGTCATGATTTGAAGTGTAGAAATTTGTTTGACATGAAAGATTATGTAAGCTTAGTAGCTGAATGTGCTAAGTACATTATGTTCTTTGATTGTCTAAGCATTGCATATAGGAAGTAGGCAGGAACTGATTTATCTAGTTTAGTTCTTGTGATCCTTGCTGATCCAAAATTGATCAAATACATTTTATTCCCTATGAATATAGCAAAGAATAGAATTCAGATTACATGTCTGCTTTTAGAATTAACTGCCAGTATCGCTTGAGTTGTTCCTAGTTTTGACTGATTTTATGGCTGTTTATATGTAGTACGTGGCTTTCAACAAACTAAAAGATACGGGAGCTGTTGCAAGTTCTTCAGCTGCAAAGATATACGGACTGAACATTCTTGCTGAAGATGTTCAGGTTTATGTTGGTTTTAGTTGTTCATAGTTGCTTGGTGTTGGATATTTGTCAGAACTTTTAAATCTGGTGTGCCTTCCCTTTTCAACAGGATGATTGTGATAATGTTACTCGATTTCTCATGCTGGCCAGGGAACCCATTATTCCTGGTGTGGAGAAGCCATTCAAGGTTAGCCTTTCAATGACAATACCATTTGCAGTCAAAGTATTTGGTTAAAGCTGTTCCTTTGCTATGCTGCATTTATGGATCATTGTTGCTCATGAAGTTTTTCTATTATATGCAATTAATCTGCAGACAAGTATAGTTTTCTCACTAGAGGAGGGTCCTGGTGTTCTTTTCAAGGCACTTGCTGTTTTTGCTCTTCGGCAGATCAACCTTACAAaggtcattttttttaaattctgtataaatttgtttaagttactTTGGTAAACTACATCTGAAAGGGTATTTTTTGGGGGTTGTATTAACatcctttatttatttgttacctTTGATCAGATTGAAAGCCGTCCCTTGAGGAACCAGCCGTTGAGAGCATCTGATGATAGCAACAATGGTTCAAAGTAATTCTACTAAATATCTTTTTCTTTTGGCACTTATCAGATTTCACCCTAATTCTGTGAATGTCTTGTAATTAGATATTTTGACTACCTTTTCTATGTGGACTTCGAAGCATCCATGGCCGAAGAGAGAGCACAGAATGCCCTAAGACATCTAAAGGTATATTGCTCTGCCTCTTCCATAACCTTTTAAGAGAATTAGTGAGATATCTAACAATATGTTCCCCTGGCAGGAGTTTGCCACTTTCTTGCGAGTTCTAGGGAGCTATCCAGTGGATACTACCATGTTGTAAACAACTTGTGGATCATGGTATGTATTCAATGTTTGAACAAATATTGAGGGTAGATTGATGGCAGTCTTCAACATCTTTACAATGATTTGGTGGCAGAATGTTGCTAGATCATTATCTTTAGTAgaattttgtataatattttcaaattaattttcagaGCTTTAATAGCATGCTGACCAAAATGAGGTTGTTTGGACTGATGTCATTGGTGATTTAATAGGAGTAAAACAACTTTTTCTCTCTTAGAAGTTAAGGAAGATTATCATTTTATCATGTCAATCTGTTCTAGCTCcttcatgaatttttttattgctGAAGTGAGTAACCTGAGACATGATCACTCATTCATTGACTCTTGTCTGCAATATTATTCTATAATAAGAATTATTCTTTTTAAGTGGTGGGTAGCCTTGAGAAAGAACACGAGGAACTAGCGTTCTgaattgttcttttttttctttcttataatGTTGGGACTGTAAGTTGTGTAATGGTGGTCGGTGGGTGCTTGATATTTCACAGTTTTACGTAAGGGTGCTATTTCTAGTATGAATGGTGATTATACAGTTATAATCCTTTGAGAGATGGTCTCATGGAAGATTGTTGTTGGGTCTCTAAGAATGTAAGGCATATTATCAGAGACTTCTATCCTTTTTCTGATGGCTAGTACAAGCTATTCTGTTGTATGTCCTTGTTATTATTGGATGAGCATAAAGGTAATTTGAATTCAAAGCTATTTAACTTACAAATGTTTAAGAAACTATGCCCTAGCTTGAGTTTGAAcacaaaaatgataattttgctaCACCCAAAATATAGGTTGGATCCACACATGACAATAAAAGCTGCTAGCAACCTTGTCTGGTTGAGTTATGGTTATGGCCACAATAAATGCTTTTTATTGCATTCCAACTAGCCTCGACAATAATGCAGTTGGTATTCTATTGCAAATGTGAGTGTCATTTCCTTATTAACAATGTAATCTAAAGTTAGGGCCTATATACATAATGCAGATATGGATGTATATTGTTAAGCATTTTGGTGGGCGTTATGTTTCTAACACTTGATTGATTATGCTGATGCAGAATTTTCCCAATATTTTACTCACGATACTACATAGAAGGTGGAGTTATTGTGTTGAGAGAAAGGTTTTATCAGTTGATAGCCAAGCCAACCAGAAAGCCCACTGCACTGCGCTATGGAGGGATGCTGACAAATATGGCTTTGGCTCTATGACACCCTGTAATTAAGCGTaagtaattttttgtttttacaaGCAGGTGGTgtcttcttttaaaaaatttccacggaagttttcttttaaattacttttaaacTGGTCATActtatttctgattttttttttatagatttgacaattttgaatataaatttatgacaCGACACATTTGATAGACATAAAAAATAGTGAACATCTTAAATGccatgttttcttctttttcatccCAACTAAATGGATGTTTTCAGTatctttgaattttatatttattttttaattcttacGTTTTCTCTATGTTCTTACGATTGTCCACTGATAACCAACAGAGTGCAAAGAAACTAGCCAATGACCAAAAAAAGGAAGGGTTGATATTAATTTCGCCCTCTGAATTTGGGGCAATTAAATCCATTTtagtatttgattttttttttcaatttgacacTCGAATTTAGCAATTTGGTCCTTGAATTTTGGTTCtattaaaatttgaaacttatatatgagattttaataaatgaaacttatataaaattatcaaatattaaattaaaataatataaaaagtaaatattaaattaaaatagtataaaaatttttaaaaatgtaatatgGGCATGTATAAAAATGGATTTTGTTTAGCTATTTTTAAATATGGAagggtttggataaaattttaaactcatggGCTTGGTAAGCGTGAGATGTGTCAATATTATACTTAAGCTCGGTTGAACCCGACTTAGTTTGGCGTATTAACACCTCTAGTTACAAATTTATTGGGTTATCATtacacttttatatttttcaaatttaagattaaaatgaaattaattgtCAAGAATTACATtaacgaaaaataaaaaaataaataaaacgttGTGAACTTAGCAGAGCTTGTGGTCTAAGATACATGAGTTAAATTATGCTTTTAGTTCTTATACCTTGCAAAGATTGTGAATTTAATTCTTGTATTCTAATTTGATCAATTATAGTTCATGTACTTAAATTGGTCAAttgtgatttttatattttttaaaatttgaaattttaattttaacttaaatataacagttaaatttgtttaattaaattcaattgctAGTATTATATAAAATGTATAGTTTTAGATTTAGTTTATATTCTCTAGTTGGGTCATTCAAATTTCTTATAGTTTTCAAATTTTGGAATGTTAGTCTTGACGTAAATAATGATCATTAATCTGTGTATTAGATTTTTTCAagttgaaattttataatttgaaagaTGCAAGGACTAAAAATGATGAAACTAAAGTTTAAAAACTAATCTGTGACTTCGATTCAAGTGTCTCCAGCAGTAATATTTAGATACGGGTGCAAGAGTAAGACATTTTTTCAAGTACATAGAAAATTTTGATAGGGTTCAAACATATTTGTATCAAATTCATACTCATACTATAAATCATTGCTTCAATCTATGGCAGGAGAATACAAGGTAAAAACAAACCATAAATCATGTTAGCTTGGCAGCTGATTAGTGAAGGCCATACGCAAGCAGCTTAACAGAACAACCATGGAATCCGAATCCAAACTTACATTGTCAAGGTGATGACACCCCACATTTTACATAtcaacaaaaaaggaaaagaaaaaagagaatatGCTGTCACCGGTGTTCAGCCATCGTCATAACCTATCTACAAAGCTTTAAAATAGTGGTGGTTGTGAACAACACAGCAAGAAGACCCTTGGTTCGAGTAACCCAAGTATCTGTCCAAATAAGGCGTTAGAGAGAGATAATAAGATAGTAGAACATGGAATCAGTGCAACTTTGGTAGGGCATTCCGCATTGTTGCCTATTTCTGTGGCTTCTTCCACAACACCCCAATCTTTTTCAGCATGTTCCCATTTTTCTTCTTCAGCAAATCCTCATCACTATCTTCGGCATAAGGTGGGCTAACTTTTCCCTTAACTGGATTATAGTTGCTATCCAGTGAACCAGTTCTCTCCATGAACTTCCCATTATTACCTGCCGAAAGCATTGAAGCAGCTGCTTCCGCAGCCTTGCGCCACTGGTCAGATTGCACCTTTAACCTTCTCAGCTCTGCTTCCATTTCTGAATTGGCAATCTGTGCAGCCTCGAGCTGCTCAGTCACCCTGGCAGCTCTCCTGTTATTCTTATCTGCCTCCTCCATTGCAAGCCCAAGCTTCATAATAGCTTCTCGCTCGGCAACCCTTGCCTCGTCTAGCTCAGCAGCCACTTTATCATTTGTTTTACCTTTGTCCATGTCCCTTTTACTGATTTCCAACCTCAGCATCTCGTTCTCTTCCGATATGTTTTGAAATTCTGTCTCTTTGTCCATCATATTTGCCTTCAGGTCAACAATAGCTTCATTCAATAACTTTAGCTCTTTTTCAAGTTCTAATTCTTGCTGGCGAGACAGGTTTTTCTCAAGTTTCATGTGAAGCTCTTCATTTTCCTCTGAGATACACTGCAACTCAGTTTCCTTATCCATCAGATTAGCCTTCAAGTCAGCAATATTGAAGTTTGCTTTCTGTAATTCAGCTAACAGCTCTGCCTCTTTCAAGCTTGCTTCAGATTTTATCTGCTCAACCAGTTCATTCGCACTCTTTATCTGTAGGGTGTTTAGGGTTTCTTCTTCATGGCATTTAATCTCAGCAGTTTCGAGAGCAGATCTTAAACACGCCACCTCAGACTTCAAAGAAAATATCTCTGCTTCAAGCTGATGAGATTGCTCAGGTTTCTCACTTT from the Gossypium hirsutum isolate 1008001.06 chromosome D09, Gossypium_hirsutum_v2.1, whole genome shotgun sequence genome contains:
- the LOC107891499 gene encoding arogenate dehydratase/prephenate dehydratase 2, chloroplastic isoform X1, whose product is MATATSNIRSPSIILFGKGTVSYQRTAAPFQIPQFPLNRPRFSALFASLHDGNNNDDGGNKVTKAVGLEELFEDSPYDVVSKDSPFHPRPLSSTQLPNSVSAGSRLRVAYQGVRGAYSEAAAEKAYPNCEAVPCDQFDAAFEAVEKWIVDRAVLPIENSLGGSIHRNYDLLLRHSLHIVGEVKLAVRHCLLANHGVRVEDLQRVLSHPQALAQCENTLTKLGLSREATDDTALAAKYVAFNKLKDTGAVASSSAAKIYGLNILAEDVQDDCDNVTRFLMLAREPIIPGVEKPFKTSIVFSLEEGPGVLFKALAVFALRQINLTKIESRPLRNQPLRASDDSNNGSKYFDYLFYVDFEASMAEERAQNALRHLKEFATFLRVLGSYPVDTTML
- the LOC107891499 gene encoding arogenate dehydratase/prephenate dehydratase 2, chloroplastic isoform X2 is translated as MTLFQKTPLFIPGHFLQPSSLILSLLALAFALRIREFVVPTVKQLLRRPIRIVKLFLVINLMLLLNLHIVGEVKLAVRHCLLANHGVRVEDLQRVLSHPQALAQCENTLTKLGLSREATDDTALAAKYVAFNKLKDTGAVASSSAAKIYGLNILAEDVQDDCDNVTRFLMLAREPIIPGVEKPFKTSIVFSLEEGPGVLFKALAVFALRQINLTKIESRPLRNQPLRASDDSNNGSKYFDYLFYVDFEASMAEERAQNALRHLKEFATFLRVLGSYPVDTTML